One bacterium DNA segment encodes these proteins:
- a CDS encoding GWxTD domain-containing protein, whose product MKKNKILKRTALFAFVLLCSISAYSQLPEFNYRPTEGIPVFYYDIVSFAKPGNDSTKVSIYTRIRYDELQFVKTDPGFKASYELVIVALDKNGDDCAHKIITKEVSVPIYDKTNSRKLFNITETDFLLLPGIYKVKISLTDLDAKKTRKLKTDFEVPKFFTEKIMLSDILLADTVFTDSTKKFKIKPNVFGNYLDTQKNLFVYSEIYTKDIIPEVQVTLKIVDKDGKEIVIKKFKKKIEGAVTPLVCKMDRKDLSNGRYNVVLTVESSKYVAGQKRPVMIHWLDMPSTSANLDAAIEQMRWIAKKSFIKKLLKMKPKEKKKVFSEFWKELDPSPGTDENEIRDEYYRRIDIANENFGYYLAGWKTERGMVYVILGPPDDVERHPFEMSSKPYEVWFYQQFNHNLVFVDEHGYGEYRLLYPEQFWEMVSRAR is encoded by the coding sequence ATGAAAAAAAATAAAATATTAAAACGTACGGCACTTTTTGCTTTTGTACTTTTATGCAGCATAAGTGCTTACAGCCAGCTTCCTGAATTCAATTACAGGCCCACTGAAGGCATTCCTGTGTTTTATTACGATATAGTATCATTCGCAAAGCCGGGGAATGACAGCACCAAAGTTAGTATTTATACAAGAATTCGTTATGATGAATTACAATTTGTAAAAACAGATCCGGGGTTTAAAGCATCTTATGAACTTGTTATTGTTGCTTTAGATAAAAATGGAGATGACTGTGCCCATAAAATAATAACAAAAGAAGTTTCTGTCCCTATATACGATAAAACCAATTCACGCAAGCTTTTTAATATTACGGAGACGGATTTTTTACTGCTGCCCGGAATTTATAAAGTAAAAATTTCTCTGACAGATCTTGATGCAAAAAAAACAAGAAAATTGAAAACAGATTTTGAAGTTCCGAAGTTTTTTACTGAAAAGATTATGCTTAGCGACATTCTTCTTGCAGATACGGTATTTACAGATTCAACAAAGAAATTCAAAATAAAACCGAATGTTTTTGGTAATTATCTTGATACCCAGAAAAACCTTTTTGTCTACTCGGAAATTTATACTAAGGATATAATTCCTGAAGTTCAGGTCACATTAAAAATTGTTGACAAGGACGGGAAAGAGATAGTCATTAAAAAGTTTAAAAAGAAAATAGAAGGTGCGGTTACTCCTCTTGTCTGTAAAATGGACAGGAAAGATCTGTCAAACGGCAGGTATAATGTTGTTTTAACTGTAGAGAGCTCAAAATACGTTGCAGGACAGAAGAGGCCTGTAATGATTCACTGGCTTGACATGCCCTCTACTTCAGCCAATCTTGATGCTGCCATTGAGCAGATGAGGTGGATTGCAAAAAAATCATTTATTAAGAAACTGCTTAAAATGAAGCCGAAGGAGAAGAAAAAGGTTTTCAGCGAATTCTGGAAAGAGTTGGATCCGTCTCCAGGTACGGATGAGAATGAGATAAGGGATGAATATTACCGAAGGATAGATATTGCAAATGAGAATTTCGGATATTACCTTGCCGGATGGAAAACAGAGAGAGGTATGGTTTATGTAATACTCGGGCCTCCCGATGATGTGGAAAGGCATCCGTTTGAAATGAGCAGTAAGCCCTATGAAGTATGGTTCTACCAGCAGTTTAACCACAATCTGGTTTTTGTTGATGAACACGGATACGGAGAATACAGGCTGTTATATCCTGAGCAGTTCTGGGAGATGGTGAGCCGTGCAAGGTGA